The genomic window atattgcaaaccctacagcggggatccctcacgcttgcacgacaaggagagcaccataggacatcaccaataataaaacatacaactcaaaccaatcatgatcatcaatcaacccataggacaaaacggatctactcaagcattataggatagccatacatcattgagaaataatatattgcgttgagcaccatgtttatgtagagattacagcggggagaagatgtgttacaccgctgcatagagggggagagagttggtgatgacggcggcaaaGTTGTTAGTGTAGATTGCCATCACGATGATGGCCCcaacggtgttccggcgccacgaggggagagggggagagaaacctccttattcttcttccttggcctccccctagattggaggagggtttcccctctggtccttggcctccatggaggcggaggggcgagaggccatccgagattggatctccctctctgttttcttctgtttctgcattttgttttctggcctttcactgtttcttaaattcccggagatccgtaactccgattgggctaaaattttaccacgatttttatccggatataagcttccttgcggccgaaggacacctccaaccgacctacggggtggccacaagcctgtcaggcgcgcccctagggcttatGGGCCCCCCGGGCATCTTCTCGCGTTGATTccgcttcccaaaaatcacatatattccaaaataattctccgtacagttttatcgtgtttggacttcgtttgatatgggtactctgcaaaacaaaaaacttcaacaaataggaactagcactgggcactggatcaatatgtcagTCCCCAAAAAATGTCATAAAATGttcccaaaagtatatgaaagttgtagaatattggcatgaaacaataaaaaattatagatacgacggagacgtatcacacccagCCAAGGTAGAGTGCCCTCGGGCCCAAGCTGCCGCAGCCCGAGTCGGCCAACAAGGGGATCTGGGCAGATTCGGCGACACCGCCCGCAACAGGAGCCGGCCCCGCCATCTCCGCCGCTCCACCGGCAAGCGGCGCCACCGGCACAACTGCCCAGGTCGTCGCCACGCCACCCCGCGCGAGCAACGCGTCCCTGCCAAGCCGTCATGCTCGCGCCATGAGCAACAAGGGAGGGAGGCCAGAAGACCCCGCCGACGGCGACGCCGACCGGGCTTCGCCCTCCGGCGGCGGCAAGGAGGAGAGGAGGTGTGGAAGAGGGGCGGCCCGGCGGCAGCTAGGGTTCGCCCTGCCGCCCGCGGGAGTGGCTGGGGCAAGAGCTTTTCGTTATGATGCTTATGAAAAGAATTGAATCAATCCCAGCGCCGCCATTAGGTGCAGACACTTGCATGCGTATCTTTTTATTTTATATGAATAATTAATTTGTTGTAGCTTTTAAAACATGTTGCCGTCTTTTTGTTTGTCTTGTACCCCTTCGttcataaatatttgtctttctagagatcttAACAAGTGGCTatgtacggagcaaaataagtgaatctacattctaaaatatgtctatatacatccgtatgtgatagtccatttgaaatctctaaaaagacaaatatttaggaacggaggagtaaTAATTTGCTTGCACCTGTAGTTGGCTTAGAGGGGTAATAAAGTTGGCATTTCCTCCCGCCAAAAATAGATAAAGCTAGGCACGGGTCGTGGCAAGGCCAACTGCCCTCTGGAAAACTAGTCATACACGTACCAATACACGTAAGGTTTTGACTAGAGTGATGCCATTGATCAATCCATATGTACGGGATCGGGGCCTAACCAACCACCATGGAAATGTCTGGCTAAAAGCTAGCACGACCCTACACGAGTGCATACGGTAATGGCAACGGCAACGACTACACCACCAAAAGTCTCGCTTCACCGGGACACCAAAACATATGGTTGATGCCAGCCAAATGATCGAGCTATGTGGATGTCACCTTCATCATGGCAACCGAGCGATTCATGGATCACTATCGCTAGACCAGCTATTCATGCTTGGATCACTATTTCTAGCTAGGCTATGGACATCCCGATGCCATCCATGCTTTAGGGTTTAGGCCATCTGCGAAAGCATGACCGCGGGTGACTCTTCGTCCTATCGGATTGAAACGAATACCGGCATGAAATGGAGAGGAGAGGAAGTGCACCTCTAGAGTGGTATACGGCCGTATTGGGAAATTTTATATGGTCATATTTTTTCCCACACAGTACAGACGAGGACACATATGCACATACACTCGTTCCTATAAACACAGGCAtgccctatccctatgagcaccttcaagagaccGAGTCCCCACATTATCTTAAGATTGACGAAGTCGTCACAGACGCATTTGTAGtcgacggggacgtctcctcccactgaatgcataTCGTTGAAAGGCCTGAAATAAATTCAAAGAATGCGACCTTCAATGCCCAGTCTAAGACTTGAACACTGATGGATTGATTTCACCACAAAGAACATAACCATATACCGTCATATTTGTATTGCCATTGTATTTCCTATCGATTATCTTGAGTCAAGAGACAACTTGTTGGACCAACGAACAAAACTGAGAGAGCGACTGTCTGGCAGGCGCGACTGGATAGTTTGGGTCACTTTGCCATCCCCATCCCTCTCCGGCCAGGTCCTGGCTTTGCCTCGTCGGCTATGCCGCAACCACCCTTGGGATTTCCCGTGAAGATTTCACGGACACCCGAATTATTTCAGGTGCCCGTCGAATAGCGAAGGAGCAGATTTAGACCTATTCGGCAATCACCAGCTCCTTGAAATCCTAAGATTTGCAGAGCTCCTGTGTGCTCGCTCCAAAATGTTTAACTACAGCTCTGTCCGCTCCTAGAGCAGAGTCGGAGGGACTCCGAACTATACCTGGCGATGGGCCGGGCCATGCCAGGCttgggccgggcctaaaaaagcccatagcagaaaactgaggcccaggccctaccatcgggcctacttttcaagcccaagcccggcccatctggtaaaaagccctgaaaagcccttagggcttagggccgtgggccgggcctcttccttaaaaggCCAATATgacaagcccaagcccgtccaagccttgctggtgggctcaaaactcaggcccaagcccagcccacgggcaagcccatcgggtctaggccctagattttagggtcgggtctgggtgggccgacagggccgggccaGAGATGGCCAGGACTACTCCGAACAGGCCTTTAATCACTACTAACTCCAACTTTGCTATGGACTTTCCCGTAAAGAAACAAAAAACTTTGCTATGAACTTACCACAAGGAATCTGCGATGGTCACCAAAATTGACTTGCTTTTTCTCAACAACAAGAGAATTCGGCAGACTTTTTGGTCGGGAGCAGGTGGATCAGGCTGACTTCCcgtgcaaacaaacaaacaaaaatcaAGGCCCGTTGATGGCCCTGCTTTCGGCTTCGGGGGTCAAACAGGGGAGAAACGGTCTTAAAAGGCTTGACGAGGACGGGAGTTGGGTTGGATGAGGATCGTACCAGCACAGTACCACCAAAGGTGTTCAACACGGCTTGGCTCGGCCTGGCGCAGGTGTGAATGAAACGAAGGTGGTGCGTGAGTGCTACGGGCTAGTGCTCTATCCCTTTTCTTTTTCCCGTTCCAATCGGCCGTTCGCGTGTGGTTGCCGTTAGGCACCCCGCACTGACCGACGGATAATCTCCTCGAGGTAGATATTATTGCTGTCTTCTGAGCAGGTGTCAATGGGTGCCTGAAGAAACTCGTCTAATTTGTTTCCTTTCTTTTTGGAACCGATAGCTAGGTGGCTGACGAGATCTGCGTTTGTTGAACGGTTCTTGGGTCCAACAGTACGTACAAGCTGGAGCATTTACGGCCTTCGATGTATGCGCTCGTCACCAGATTTGACCATCCAACTTGTTGTTTCTTGGTACAGGAACACGATGGATTTGCAGTACTCCCTGTTATTATTGCAGACAAAGCAGAGGGAGGTCACGCAAGCGGCGATAATGATGGCTCAATCATTGCCGTGCAATCCAGTTAGCGAGCAGGCAGCCAGGGCATCATTTTAGGGGGTGTCtagttcagggactttttagtcccagagactagaaaaagtccctaaaaaaTCCCTAGGAACCAAACAGGAGGGAttttttctacagggactagaaaaagactctactagagagtcttttttaATTAGTCCctaggactagaaaaagtcctaggacttctaaACCAAACACCCCTTTAGTATCATTCCAGTGTCTTAATAATCGAGCTGAATCCCCCCGGTGCCTTTCCTTCAGATGAATCTGCTCTGATCTTTGTTTTCTGGGCTGCACTCGTCAGTGTAGGATGCGGTGCTCTGAGCCCAGCCATTTGCAACCCTGATGCTCCGGCGCGCAGCCGCGGCACGACCATTCCGTCATTTGAGCGGTTTTCAGTCAGCAGAGCAGCAAGAACAGGAAACAAGCTTGCATGTAAAACAGGCTCGAAAGCACAATCTCACTGGACACACAAGGTTTGCGGTACACAGAAACAACCAAGTCAGTACTCCGGCAGCAGACAGGAAACAGGCTTCATGGCAAAGACGCGTCGAGCCTGCACGCCGAACCAAGAAACTCATAGCGCAATCACCGGACAGGCAGGCTTTCCAGGACACAGGAACAGACAGGATCGCAGCTCTACCTGATATATGGCCCGTCGCATCTGGATTCATCAGGTTAGTGCAAAACAGACGCTTTGCATCAGGCATAAGCGGGGCGACACCCGACACGACCCTGCTACTAGTTCAGGGTCATGGTTGACAGGGGAGGAACCATGAGAATGCGAAGGCAAGCTAGACAAACTGTCTAGTTATGATAGGCACTCTTCAGTTCAGTCcactataatatatatatatatatatcgctcCTATAGGCCAAACCGGAATGGCATAACAGGAGCATTAGCTAGGATCGCTGTTCCATAATGAATGGGCAAGCAATTTACACTTCTTATAGGCCACATAGGGCCTTCAGCCGGAGCAGAGCTTCTCGAGAGCCAGGTTCTCGTCGCCATTCACACTCTTCAGGGCGCTTCTCACCTTATCCTCGGGGAAGCCCATCTCGACCAGCTTCTGCACCTGCACTCGCACAAACAAGATATTAGTAAAGTTCATCCAAATAGACGGCTATCCTATACATGATGTACAGTTTGATAACTACACCTTTTCTTCCATGCCAGTGGAGTCGCCCTTCGCAAATGCCTCGGTCCAATAGCGAGCAGTACTAACAAATGTGGCCTTGTCACGCAGATACTGCAAACACAAATGAACAGAAACATACTTAGTGGAATGCAATAGCGAGTCTGATAACCTGACATTCAACACCACTGTATTGAAATCCATAAGCGTGTACCCTGTATCAGTTGAATGAATGACTGGTCTGAAGTTTCACGCAGATAGTATGGCCTGAAGTTTCACACAGATATTTCCATGTCTGTTGTGTTCATGAATGACCATCATAGTGAAACTTCAGACCATACTATGCGTGTGCCCTGTATCAGTTGAATGACAGTGCCAAACAACATAATTGACACACTCAGGTCTCAGGCCAGCCGTGGAGCATAGCCAATTGTGGACCTGCCTAGACGGACTAACCAAGTAATATGGTCACTTCTAGACTATGGACCTGCCTACACTGACTAACCAAGTAATTATCCAGCAAAGAGAGAAGTCCAATTACAACCCTGAACTTACCACTTGGTTTAAGAATCAACCCTAAACTGCAAAGCTGATCGAAACACACCCTGAAATAACTACCAGGTTCAGATATCAAGCCTGCACTCGTTTTTTACCAGGTGAAGCGGCTTTGACCGCGTTGACCAGTGACTGGGCAGTGCCACATCAGCAAGGTGATcttgctccctccccctccctctccctctccctctctttctctctcatgccCAAGCTTATCCCCACAGAGCCACAGCCGCTGCCAACCCGTCCGCCGCCAGCGACCGACGAACGGCGGCGCTGCACCTCCGCTGCGCCCCGAGCCTGAACCCCTCCCCATCACATCCTCTCCTGTCCACGCGCACGCCGCCGCCCCTGACGACCAAGGCGGCGTGGAGGAAGCGAGGGCTGGTCTCCTGCATCTGGCCTGACACCACTGCCTGCTGCTGCTACTCTCCCGCATGTGGACGGCGCAacaggttgctgctgctgttgatccCGCGCCCGCGCTGCGTTGCTGCTTCCCGGCCGCCACGCTGTGCAGCTGCAGCGCTACTGCACTGGCGCGTGCCTCTTCTTTGTTTCGGCACGGCACTCAACGTTTGAATTGATGGGATGGGCGGCTGACTGGGTGTCTGTGGCATGCTTTAAGCAGTAGCAGCAACGGAGCTTCTCGGGGAGCGTGGTGACCTGACTGGATCCACACCAGCGGCTCGCGCGGACAATGGTGGCTACCCTGCGTCGGCTGCAAGCTGGGGAGGTGGTGGCTCTGGCGACTGTTGAAGCTTATAGACACGGTGGAGATGAGTCGTCGGTGTTGGACTGAGTCAAGGGCGGCCCTAGCAGCGGTTGCTGTGGGGGAGGGCTTGGGCTCAGGACAGggaaactagagagagagagagagacgagccAGCTTCTGCCCCACGCTGACATGGCACTGCCAAGTCACTGGCCAACGCGGTCAAAACCGCTTCAGGTGTGGTCAAAACCGAGTGCAGGGTTGATTCCAGAACCTGGTTGTTAGTTCAGGGTGTGTTTCGACCGGTTTTGTAACTTAGGGTTGATTCTTAAACCGAGTGGCATGTTCAGGGTTGTAATGCGGACTTCTCTCATCCAACAAACATGGTACACTTAAAATAAAAGCACCTAGCTGAGATTATTGCTTATATGCCCAACTACCCCTAACTTTTACTCGCTAAGAGAACACCATCTTGATTCCTGAACCTGGTCGTTAGTTCAGGGTGTGTTTCGACCGGTTTTGCAATTTAGAGTTGATTCTTAAACCAAGTGGCAAGTTCAGGGTTGTAATGTTGACTTCTCTCATCCAGCAAACATGGTACACTAAAAAACAAAGCACCCAGCTGAGTTTGTTACTTATATGCCCAACTACCCCTAACTTTTACTCGCTACGAGGACACCATGTGGAATTCTTTTATTAGCACTGGATATCCTCCATTTCTGGCCTGGTTAGGTTAGTAAACAATCTGGTAAAATATTGCACCTTAATTGAAGAGCTAATTGGAAGACATATACTAAACTTTATGTATATTATCAATGACATGACACAGAGTAGAAAGCGCTGAGTGCTGAAAAGATTGCTATCTAACCAGAACTACCATGCACCCTATCGTGTCATCTAGCACCAACTATACATAGAGCATGCAGCATAGCCGGTATTAAATGCCCATAAACCTTAAAAACTAACCGCAATGGTGACCACAGCTCTGTATTGATTGACATGTACGGACAACCAATATTGCCACAGGAATAGGGGTGTTAAATGCTCAGTAGTCCAGGCAAAACATACGAACAATAACAAGAACAGAACTGAACTTCAGGAGAAAGAAATGCCTGATTCAATGACTTAATGGTTAGAAGATTGCCCGAGGAATAAGAAATTTcagttttatttttctctccaatgcaCAGTAGCCCCCAGGCATAAGTTGTGTGTTAAAAAACATGGAACTAAATAGTAAAGACTGAGTTCAGACCTGCTGTGCAACAACAGCGTCCTGAGGATCATCAGGGGCAGGAGCAGAAAGAAGAGCTTGAAGGGATAGCAATGCCGTCTTCAAGGTAAGGGCTGGGCTCCACTGATCTTTCAGTATGTCCAAGCAAATTGCTCCATTCTGGCTGCTAATATTCGGGTGCCTTCAACATAGGTTGAGCACAAATCAGAGTTGTAGATAGTGACTTGTTCTTGTCAGTCAGGAAGCAGCAGTTAACACATTGCAAATATAAGAACATTGGATAGATATCACATATATTTGAAGATTGGATGGCTCGCCCCCATTTGAAGAGTAAATTCATCACAATACCTTAAGACTATGCCAACATTGAAACAGCAGATTTTCTATTTGTTGCATTCAACTGATTAACAATGTCCTACTGGTAATGACCATATTTGcttaaacaacaacaacaaatataAGAACTTGGAAACCATATAAAATATTTGCAATTGTTGGCTCAAAGTAATGCATTCCTACAGAAAAGGAACATTCATCATCCTTCAGCAAGGCATACAGAAAGAAGGGAATACAAACAACAAGCCAAAGGGAGAAGGAAAGCCTGCATACCATACTTTGGTGATGAACTGCATCTTAGGAGGCTCAAAGGGATAGCCACCTGCCAATCAAAGACCACAGAGCAGACAGTCAGACAATAGTAGCAttttccacagctcctgctttggCTGCCGGTTATTAGCTTATAAGTGATGTACAGCTCTGTAACAAGCAACAAAGTCCAGTTTTTTATGAGAGAATGGACACAGATGATTCTTTTTGGTCCAACAGCATGGTGTTCGGCTAGCAATCCGTGCCCTACGATCCGGGATGTTTACATGCTGCTGCTCAACGCTACAATCTCTTCACATTACAAAAACACAACCTGAATCTGCAGAATTCCAACCTCAAGATGCAAATCTGTCGGCGCAAACAATCCGGAATAGCTACCGCGGTCACGGACGCCTGCCAAAACAAATCCTAATCTGGAAGATCGATCGAGCGCGCGCAaaaaccctagcccgatccgcgCGAATCGCGCCGCGCGACATCCCAATCTAGCAGAATCCCGGAGCGGAATCGCGGGCCGGAGGCGGGATCCACCCCACCAGGCCAGGCGtacgcggggaggagagagggggggagatGGCGAGACCTGGCAGGCGGATGTCGATGCGGAAGGTGCCGCCCTCGTAGGGGCTGTCGCGGGGCCCGGCGATGGTGCCGGTGAGGTGGGTGATGCTGGAGCCCCCGTCGTGGAGCGCGATGGAGACGCCGGAGATGTCCGAGTCCCGGTTGCACTCCGTCAGCTCCTTCTGCACGCGCGACACGTCCACCATCTTCCTCCGGCAAACGCCGTCCCTCCCCTCTCGCTCGGTGTCCCTGGAGGCGaccggtggtggggcggtggcggtggGAATAGGTGGGATGCGAGACGAGAAGGGGGGGAGAAGGGCGGCGGAGCTGTATGTAgtgctgttttttttttcttttgaagggGAAATAATTATGCTGATTAACTAATCACTCGATAATCATCATCATCTGCTAATTAATCCGTCTGACTGGATCGTCTAAGCAGAATCCGATTGGCTTTGGCTTTGTGTTCTGGGAAAGTATTGCTCCTTCCTTTCCTCCGGACATTGAGGCCTCGGTTGCCACGCCAACATCCTCGTTGCCTTCAACCGAAACTGAATTAGTTCAAAATTTTCACTGGATTTTTTGGACTAATTTTGCAAAAAAAGAACCCAAAGTCTCGTCGAGTTCTTGGGTGATTTCCATTTTACGAGGATTAATTCTTGTTTTTTTGTAATCAAACTTGGTCGTCGTGTAATTTTCAGCGACACAAGAAAGGAATCCTGCAAAGTGACGTCGTGGTATGGAATCTGCTTTTGGATGGTTTTCTTTCCTTCGTTGACGTTGGCCAATTGAGAAATTTATGTCCTTCTTTCGATAGAGACGGATAGAGCATAAGAAATTAGGGGCTTCACATGATTGCGATGTAGTATGTGGCATTATGAAAAAAAAATATCATATTCCTAACTTATTTCTTTGAACACAGCATAGAGGAAGACGCTCGTACTTTCGAGAGATTAAGCTGGCACATTATCTTAAGATTGACAAAGTCGTTAGAGATGTCTTTTCTCACTGAACACACATGGTCGAAGGGCTAAAATAAGTCCATGAAAAATGTGAGCATCAGCGTCAAGTCTCGCAAAAAAAAAATTGtaacttgaaccctgatgggctgggataCCATTGTCCTACTAATTATCCAATCATAAGTTGGTTCGCAACATCATTCTAAGTTTATAAATAGATGTAGATAGAAACACATATTTTTATATTTTAggaaaatactactccctccgtcccaaaattcttgtcttacatttacctaaatacagatgtatctaatactaaaacatgacttgatacatccctatttagacaaatctaagataagaattttgggacggagggagtaataatttcCGATATCACTTGCCGCGAATCACTTTTATGGAAGAAAGTACAACCGCAATGAAAGGACTTCAATTCTCTAAGAAGGGCAGGAGCGGACGAGGAGAGTATTGTCTGATACCGGCCAACGATGCTCCCGTGATACGGGCTTTCGGGCCGTTAGATCTCAGCATCTAAGGAGCTGTTGTAGCTATTGTATTTGTGCGCATTTTTTGACTTCTCGGGGAAACTTTTGCAAAATTGTTCATCATCTCACAAGAGCCCTTGGAACTGAGATCCAACGCGCGAGCTCGCATGGGAGCACCAGATATTTTTCCCGAAGCGAACGAGTGGTTCGTTATGAGGAATCCTCCTGTGCAAATGAAAACGTTCGATAGGAATCAGTGGTGGAGCTAGGAGGAAAAAGCTGGGCGAGCCAGCCTAGAGGAGAATACAAAAGAAATTTAAATTTCGAATCATACGTATTCAACATACATTAGTTGGTTACATGTGTATGTGCAATGCTGGTTGCTAGTGTAATAGTTACTGATGTTCAGCTGATAATACAATCCTGCAGCTGGTTCGGAGCTAGCTAGCCACTAGCCTACCTGACAGACCAGTGCACAGGAAGCGAAGAAACAACCAGTGAGAAACGAGCGAGCTAGTGTTGTATGCCATTGATGGAGTGTTGGACTGCACATTATATTTTTTTTTCTTATGGGCTGGGCGGGCCACTAACTGGTTTTGCCCTCACGTTAGCTCTGCCGGTGATAGGAATGCAGCCCCTCCCCCAATCTGGGCCATCTCGCGGACAAACCCCATTTGGCGTCTTTAGCGCTAGCGTTTTCGCTAATTGGCGCACACTCACCCCTTCGCGTTCGATCCAATTGGTCCGGGACGTTACAGTTTTTCGAACAACAACTTCGTTCCAGTTTCATGAAGCTTCACAGGCTAGTTTTGGGAGCTTGTTTTCTATATGTTTTTTCTCACattttttcctatttctttttttttctatttttgttttaatttttccCTTTTCTTTATAAAATTATGAACTACTAtggaatttgaaaatattttattatttttattttattccttttttgaatacataaacatttttcaaatacgaaAATGTTCTTACAAATTTTGAACCcacgtgaacttttttcaaatttgcgaagtttttcaaatgcatgaatatATTTGAATCTCCGAACATTCGTGAACTATTTTCAAATCTGTGATTTTTTTATTCggaaatccatgatttttttcataaAACGATGATTTTTTTCAATATCGGCAAAGTTTTTTTCAAATTAGTGAACTTCCTTTTCAAAATCAATGACCTTTTTCGAATATGTGAACTTATTTTTCAAAATCCacaaaaacatttcaaattcaAGAACTTCTTTCAACCCCATAAACTTTTTCCCAAAATACAAAAACTTATTTTCCCTAATTCCTTTTTTCAAGCCTGTGACCTTGTTTTCAAAATCCACAAACTTTTTGAAATTTGTGGTTATTTTAAAAACACAAACGTTTTGAATTTCACAGTTTTTGAAAGTCTATTGACTCTTTTAAAACTCATAAATTCGCAATAGTCAATGGTTGACCGTGTCAATCGATCAATGGTTGACAGGTTAACTGATCAAACCCAGCATAGTGGCGAACTAGGCGACCAACCTAATGTACGTGTGTTGTGCCAGCCCACGCGATGCACACGCGTGAGCACTCCTCCTAACCGCACAAGGCACTCAAGTGGGAGATAGCAACTAATCGGCGAGTACTTTTTTGGAGCCCCGCAAGGTTCACTTTTGGTGGGCCATTTGGCGCGCTCTGGGCGCTTCATTCAGATTTTGTTTTGTTATATTTTTTTGTATGTGTTTTCATCTTTCAGATATTTTTCTTGGGTTTTTCCTAGGTTTTGGACAAAAAAAATACGCAAAAAACgtgctttttttcttttccttccgcgagaggcacaatttACTTCTTGTGGAGGCATGGATTTGTTTCCGCGTGAGGCATAAATTTACTTCTCGTGAAGGTAGGATTCGCAGAAAAGgtaaaagaaaacgcgttttttttcttcTGGGAGAGGCATAGATTTACTTCTCTTGAAGACATGGATTTGCTGTCGCGAGAGGCATAGTCGTGCCTCTtggaaaaaggaaaaaatgttTCTTTTCTGCTGACAGAGTCACATATTTACCTCTCAtggaggcatggatttgcttccatGAGATGCACAGCCGTACCTCCTGAAAAGGGAGAAAACATgtattttttctttttccttccgtgagaggcacacaTTTACTTCTTGTGGAGGCAAAAATTTGCTTTCGTgagtcgtgcctctcggaaaatgGAAAAAACGTGTTTTTCCTTTCGTGAGAGTCACAAATTTACTTCATGTGGAGTCACGGATCTGCTTTCGCAAGTTATACCtcttcggaaaggaaaaaaatgctCCTGATTCGGGTGTTTTCATCCTATTTTTTCATGAGAAGAAAGTTCATtgaaacctatcaacatgagattTAATTTTGATAATCTTAACGCGGTGAATCAAACGGTGAAAATAGTTCAAGATTTAGATGCATGGtgtaagagataaaacgttttgaataaatgaatctacggAAAAAAGGAAActcacaggttgcgacaagtgTTGTACATTCACCACTTGTCGCAACATGgggaggtgggagtgatctttgcaaagagtactccttaattagtgatttcataAAGAGGAGTTCTTCATCCCACGATACAAAAACACTCCCTACTGAACAGGCCAGCCATGCCCTTTCCTATGCAACATGGCCCAACAAAATACCTTTTGAAAAAAGTAAAAATTGTCCAGAAAAAAACTATTATATCTAAAATATAGAAAATTCATGATGACAAATGTAGTAAGTATGGGGTGTACAACAAATGAAGTGTCGTGTTGTATGTACAAAAAAATTGCCAACATCTAGTACATTACCCAAAAAAGCATGGATAGTAAAAATGCCATGCAAAATATAGAGACACAAGAACTTGTATAAAAATGGGATAAAATTTGACGTGACATAGATCAAAGCAAAAAAAAGAAACACAAAAACAACGTAAGTTTGCATTGatagtggggttatgtttgaacataagttgCCTTATCTAAATAACATGCATGAGAAACTAAATATGCTATTCTTAAAAACATTATAGAAAATTAACAATCGTGTTTGAACCTAAATTGCCATTGTTTTCTAAAGATGATGGCAATAAAATGATTTTTAATGGAAAAAAGACTCATGAGACAAATTTGACATGGAATGTTAAAAAAATAGATCTGTCATGATGCACATGAATTTACAAATGGATTGATCAACAAATTTGGAATGTTCCAAAAAATGAGTTTGCATTGGTATCAAAATTAAAGTTGCCATGGCCGAATATATTAATTTGCCATGGTAGAGAACAATAAACAATATCTCGTGGTCCAACAAAAGAAATTTACCATAG from Triticum aestivum cultivar Chinese Spring chromosome 3B, IWGSC CS RefSeq v2.1, whole genome shotgun sequence includes these protein-coding regions:
- the LOC123072079 gene encoding ubiquitin-conjugating enzyme E2 27, producing the protein MVDVSRVQKELTECNRDSDISGVSIALHDGGSSITHLTGTIAGPRDSPYEGGTFRIDIRLPGGYPFEPPKMQFITKVWHPNISSQNGAICLDILKDQWSPALTLKTALLSLQALLSAPAPDDPQDAVVAQQYLRDKATFVSTARYWTEAFAKGDSTGMEEKVQKLVEMGFPEDKVRSALKSVNGDENLALEKLCSG